Below is a window of Armatimonadota bacterium DNA.
AGGTCCAGCCTGGTTGCAGCCTCGACGTTCGACGTGTAGTACCGGAACGCATGGTCGATCAGCGGGCTTTTGAACGGCAAATGCTCGAGGTCCGGTTTCTCAGCCCCTTCGCCCAGCACCCAAACGGCTTGCCAATAGGCGACGTGCGCGGCCAGTTCTCCGACGCTCAGCAGACGGGGATGGGCCCTTGTCCACAGGTCTGCGTCGGCCAATCCCTCCAAGGCGATCCCGAACTCCCGGTGCCCCTCGTCCCAAGCT
It encodes the following:
- a CDS encoding DUF664 domain-containing protein; translated protein: MSPMDALVEAWDEGHREFGIALEGLADADLWTRAHPRLLSVGELAAHVAYWQAVWVLGEGAEKPDLEHLPFKSPLIDHAFRYYTSNVEAATRLDLGTEAVWSEVMRAHDAAKTAVAGKQKDEPCPGQWGTWGNVVQYQVFHVAYHTGQVYSVRHLMGHETEDN